Proteins encoded together in one Penicillium digitatum chromosome 1, complete sequence window:
- a CDS encoding Heat shock protein DnaJ, N-terminal: protein MKSIAFLSLFVLFGLVAAWSKEDYEIFGLQNDVATNEGANVTFYDLLEIRPNANQEQITKAYRKKSRTIHPDKVKRAFIANYAKDKSKAKSNQGVNVNKGPTQREIDAAVKNADARSARLNLVANVLRGPNRERYDHFLKNGFPLWKGTGYYYSRFRPGLGSVLAGLFLVFGGGAHYAALVLSWKRQREFVDRYIRQARRAAWGDEMAVPGIDSVAAAPPPAPETGEAGAVAVNRRQKRMMDKENKKDKKGGRVSARASSGTSTPIEQTASVGERKRVVAENGKTLIVDSIGNVFLEEQNDAGERQEFLLDINQIERPSIRETMVFKLPIWCFNKTVGRVLRTPAEEEGDSDEAEELVEDAETTATSNSRARKRNKRSQRS from the exons ATGAAGTCAATTGCCTTTCTCTCGCTCTTCGTGCTCTTCGGCCTCGTCGCTGCTTGGTCCAAAGAAG ACTATGAGATCTTTGGTCTACAAAATGATGTGGCTACAAATGAGGGGGCCAATGTAACCTTCTACG ACCTCCTCGAGATCCGTCCCAATGCCAATCAGGAACAAATCACCAAGGCCTACCGCAAGAAGTCAAGAACCATCCACCCGGACAAGGTCAAGCGTGCCTTCATCGCCAACTACGCCAAGGATAAGAGCAAGGCCAAGTCCAACCAGGGGGTCAATGTCAACAAGGGTCCTACTCAGCGCGAGATTGATGCCGCAGTCAAGAACGCCGATGCCCGCTCTGCCCGTCTGAACCTCGTAGCCAACGTCCTGCGCGGCCCGAATCGCGAGCGGTATGATCACTTCCTCAAGAATGGCTTCCCTCTGTGGAAGGGTACCGGATACTACTATTCGCGCTTCCGTCCCGGTCTGGGCTCCGTACTGGCGGGCTTGTTCCTAGTGTTCGGTGGCGGTGCTCACTACGCTGCGTTGGTCCTTAGCTGGAAGCGCCAGCGCGAGTTTGTGGACCGCTACATTCGCCAGGCCCGCAGAGCCGCTTGGGGCGATGAAATGGCTGTTCCTGGAATCGACTCGGTCGCAGCCGCGCCTCCTCCTGCCCCTGAGACCGGTGAGGCCGGTGCCGTAGCTGTCAATCGTCGTCAGAAGCGCATGATGGATAAGGAGAACAAGAAGGATAAGAAAGGAGGCCGTGTGAGCGCTCGTGCCTCCTCTGGTACCTCCACCCCTATTGAGCAGACTGCTAGCGTTGGCGAGCGGAAGCGCGTCGTGGCTGAGAATGGAAAGACCCTGATTGTTGATTCTATTGGCAACGTTTTCTTGGAAGAGCAGAACGACGCTGGCGAGCGCCAGGAGTTCCTGCTCGACATTAATCAAATTGAACGTCCCTCTATCCGTGAAACCATGGTGTTCAAGCTTCCCATCTGGTGCTTCAACAAGACTGTTGGTCGGGTGTTGAGAACTCCCGCTGAGGAGGAAGGGGATTCTGATGAGGCTGAGGAGCTGGTTGAAGATGCCGAGACCACTGCCACCTCTAACTCCCGCGCTCGGAAGCGTAACAAGCGCTCCCAACGATCATAG
- a CDS encoding Eukaryotic phosphomannomutase → MTEAASVYPSLEDRPIKNTVVLFDVDETLTPARRHASPEMLELLSRLRHKCAIGFVGGSNLVKQQEQLGSSTIDVTTMFDFCFSENGLTAFRLGESLASNNFIQWLGEDKYQALVDFVLKFIANTKLPRKRGTFVEFRNGMVNISPVGRAASIEERDEFEAFDKIHNVRKTLVESLKKEFPDYGLTYSIGGQISFDVFPTGWDKTYCLQHIEAEKDISGIDYKTIHFFGDKTFVGGNDYEIYEDPRTIGHSVDGPQDTIEQLKKLFDL, encoded by the exons ATGACCGAAGCTGCCAGTGTTTACCCCTCGTTGGAGGATCGTCCCATCAAGAACACAGTAGTTCTATTCGATGTTGACGAGACTCTCACCCCCGCAAGACGG CATGCTTCGCCGGAGATGCTCGAATTGCTCTCTCGATTACGCCACAAGTGCGCTATTGGATTC GTTGGCGGCTCGAACCTCGTGAAGCAGCAAGAGCAACTTGGATCGTCCACCATCGATGTTACCACAATGTTCGATTTCTGCTTCTCCGAAAACGGTCTGACCGCATTCCGTCTCGGCGAGTCGCTTGCCAGCAACAACTTCATTCAGTGGCTTGGGGAGGACAAGTACCAAGCGCTGGTGGATTTTGTTCTCAAGTTTATTGCCAACACCAAGTTGCCTCGCAAGCGGGGTACTTTCGTTGAGTTCCGGAATGGAATGGTTAACATTAGTCCCGTTGGACGTGCTGCTAGCATCGAGGAGCGTGATGAGTTCGAAGC TTTTGACAAGATTCACAATGTCAGAAAGACCCTGGTGGAGTCCTTGAAGAAGGAGTTCCCTGACTACGGTCTCAC CTATTCTATCGGTGGTCAGATCTCTTTCGATGTTTTCCCCACCGGTTGGGACAAGACCTACTGCCTACAGCATATCGAAGCCGAGAAGGACATCTCGGGTATCGACTACAAGACCATCCACTTCTTCGGCGATAAGACTTTTGTCGGAGGAAACGATTATGAGATCTATGAGGACCCTCGCACCATTGGACACTCCGTTGATGGCCCTCAAGATACCATCGAGCAGCTGAAGAAGCTGTTTGACTTATAG
- a CDS encoding COPII vesicles protein Yip3, putative, translated as MVSIPIDAITSRFGDRFNNFRSTSLTTRFANLRPISEFFDIKRLSKPANFAEAQSRVNYNLSYFSSNYAVVFVMLSIYSLLTNLALLFDMIFVSCGLYGINLLQGRDLDLGFSRFTTSQLYTGLLIIAVPIGIWASPLTTALWLIGATGVSVFGHAAFLDKPIENAFSEEAV; from the coding sequence ATGGTCTCTATTCCAATTGATGCGATCACTTCGCGTTTTGGCGATCGCTTCAATAACTTCCGCAGCACCTCGTTGACCACTCGCTTCGCCAACCTGCGCCCGATTTCGGAGTTCTTCGACATTAAGCGGTTATCCAAGCCTGCCAACTTCGCTGAAGCCCAAAGCCGAGTCAACTACAACTTGTCCTACTTCTCCAGCAACTATGCCGTCGTGTTTGTGATGCTCAGCATCTACAGCTTGCTGACCAACCTGGCGCTGCTGTTCGACATGATCTTTGTGAGCTGTGGTCTCTACGGAATCAACCTGCTGCAAGGTCGGGATTTGGATCTGGGCTTCTCTCGCTTCACCACTTCGCAGCTCTACACGGGACTACTCATCATTGCTGTCCCCATCGGCATCTGGGCGTCTCCCCTTACGACTGCGCTGTGGTTGATCGGTGCTACTGGCGTGTCCGTTTTTGGCCACGCTGCGTTTTTGGATAAGCCGATCGAGAATGCTTTTTCCGAGGAGGCGGTCTAG
- a CDS encoding Frag1/DRAM/Sfk1: MWVAMLIAMLVTWVKDGRPHYASMDDGQTIAYISDVGAQGLKPLFVAGSAVTVVFLDLALLSERWLRHSNQLASNKGRLDKACAILSIVFAIAGAAGLILLSVFDTLRHPKLHDGFIGLFIAGYVVSAIFICIEYFRIGIFYRREHRILLVSFFIKLVFVIVELALAIAFGVCIGSKQASKQNPGAVIEWTIAFVFTGYVVSFVVDLLPSVRTKNHVPQGEKYLNQGGFSGTREGVSIEEPLTHDSMGPSTGFYRGQRV; this comes from the exons ATGTGGGTTG CAATGTTGATCGCCATGTTGGTCACCTGGGTCAAAGACGGGAGACCGCACTATGCCAGTATGGATGATGGACAGACTATTGC GTACATTTCAGATGTCGGAGCGCAAGGTCTGAAGCCGCTGTTCGTCGCAGGTAGTGCTGTCACCGTCGTATTTCTCGATTTAGCACTCCTCTCCGAGCGGTGGCTTCGACACTCAAATCAGTTGGCCTCGAACAAGGGTAGGTTGGACAAGGCATGTGCCATTCTTTCGATCGTTTTCGCAATTGCCGGTGCTGCCGGTCTGATTCTGCTCTCTGTCTTTGATACACTCCGCCACCCGAAATTACACGACGGTTTCATCGGCCTGTTCAT TGCTGGATACGTGGTCAGTGCCATCTTCATTTGTATCGAGTACTTCCGCATCGGAATCTTCTACCGTCGCGAGCACCGTATCTTGCTCGTCAGTTTCTTTATCAAGCTTGTCTTTGTCATTGTCGAGCTCGCACTCGCCATCGCCTTCGGTGTCTGTATCGGGAGTAAGCAGGCATCTAAGCAAAACCCCGGCGCGGTTATCGAGTGGACCATTGCTTTCGTCTTCACTGGATACGTTGTCTCCTTTGTTGTCGATCTATTACCTTCCGTGCGCACCAAAAACCATGTGCCCCAAGGTGAGAAGTACCTGAACCAAGGTGGATTCAGTGGAACCCGTGAAGGTGTCTCCATCGAAGAGCCTCTGACCCATGACTCAATGGGCCCGAGCACCGGCTTTTACCGAGGCCAGCGGGTCTAA
- a CDS encoding BTB/POZ fold has product MEITSHCVEGTDRFVHRLGELYPTGIFSDLTIYTTDQVLKVHRLVVCGRSEAFCRFFSDVPSGSKEAHVFEIKDEHPRIVEAMVRSFYGLHYDINQSERQMCPMLFTVKVYSIADRFQVEYLKIQAKLTFVTLAQDNWNSEDFLTAAFEAYKTTPKSDRGLRDVVVAVCQKHRKELREKEAFEKLVQETPGLATDLVLLSHRWLPQSASTRVRLVQSFSCLSCFAKWQIQVGLAEYFTICPFCQDDKVGAF; this is encoded by the exons ATGGAAATTACTTCTCACTGCGTCGAGGGTACTGATCGGTTTGTCCACCGACTGGGGGA GCTTTATCCCACAGGCATCTTCTCCGACCTCACAATTTACACCACGGACCAAGTTTTGAAGGTGCATAGACTTGTAGTCTGCGGTCGATCTGAAGCTTTCTGCCGGTTCTTCTCTGATGTTCCCAGT GGAAGCAAAGAGGCTCATGTTTTCGAAATTAAAGACGAGCATCCACGCATTGTGGAAGCCATGGTACGCTCGTTCTACGGATTACATTACGATATCAACCAGTCCGAGCGTCAAATGTGCCCCATGCTGTTCACTGTCAAAGTATACTCAATCGCCGACAGATTCCAGGTGGAATATCTCAAAATTCAAGCAAAATTAACTTTCGTCACCCTCGCCCAAGACAACTGGAACTCGGAAGACTTCTTGACTGCTGCTTTTGAAGCATACAAAACAACACCAAAGTCGGATCGAGGTCTTCGGGATGTGGTCGTTGCGGTCTGTCAGAAACACAGGAAAGAGCTGCGCGAGAAGGAAGCATTCGAGAAACTGGTTCAAGAAACTCCCGGACTTGCTACCGATCTAGTGCTGCTTTCGCACAGGTGGTTGCCTCAGTCTGCATCTACAAGAGTTCGTCTAGTTCAGTCCTTTTCTTGTCTGTCTTGTTTTGCAAAATGGCAGATCCAGGTGGGGTTGGCAGAGTACTTTACCATATGCCCATTTTGCCAGGATGATAAGGTTGGGGCTTTTTGA
- a CDS encoding Prenylated rab acceptor PRA1 produces MPSWGRPPGARTGRYTRGRAAWGKTRLEEVDSEEEEYGRELVRSSRYRQEYGGRGLRRRPVEYVDLTDESELVDGGEYDLYDHEDSTVAYAIQLAMQDKEDQLVDTALERIRRAQVLGKKNVRLSKRELDALERKRQQTDGLSGSRRPSVNSVKVTSRPSSRRSAVVAPEQSGPYPTYTPDAHSTWARGTAAANSQPSSSSSAPRPRTPTTQSLRSQPSNSPLRPTYTPYTPERFAPHGRPQSMQQAPVFQRPLPDDPQWVPPYYDTMQMSSYGEPVPYHAVPLGQQNRMSYPSTTPYPSHQSPSPGQLPPQATPPTQGNLAPALVPSKLGPVKSSEESEGSDEDEVQIVKVAKVAERKAPSVAVAQRRPVTGTTRKRTSR; encoded by the coding sequence ATGCCCTCATGGGGAAGACCACCGGGGGCACGAACGGGGAGATATACTAGGGGACGCGCGGCTTGGGGGAAGACACGACTGGAGGAGGTAGAtagcgaggaggaagaatACGGGCGGGAGCTGGTGCGGAGCAGTCGATACAGGCAGGAATATGGAGGGCGAGGGCTGCGGAGACGGCCGGTGGAATATGTGGACCTGACAGATGAATCTGAATTGGTTGATGGGGGTGAATACGATTTATACGACCATGAGGATAGCACAGTGGCCTATGCGATTCAACTGGCCATGCAAGACAAGGAAGATCAACTGGTGGACACAGCGCTCGAGCGAATTCGCCGCGCCCAAGTTCTGGGAAAGAAGAACGTTCGGCTGTCAAAACGCGAACTGGATGCCCTGGAGCGCAAGCGCCAGCAGACGGATGGCTTGAGCGGAAGCCGGCGCCCTTCGGTCAATTCTGTTAAGGTGACGTCGCGCCCATCGTCCCGACGGAGTGCAGTTGTTGCACCAGAGCAGTCCGGCCCGTATCCGACCTATACGCCGGATGCACATAGCACCTGGGCTCGTGGGACAGCGGCTGCGAATAGCCAGCCGTCCAGCTCATCTTCTGCTCCCCGTCCCCGGACTCCAACAACACAATCTCTTCGCTCCCAGCCATCCAATTCACCTCTTCGACCTACCTACACACCATACACCCCCGAGCGCTTTGCCCCCCATGGCCGACCACAGTCGATGCAACAAGCGCCTGTGTTCCAACGGCCACTGCCAGACGATCCTCAATGGGTCCCACCCTACTACGACACAATGCAGATGAGCTCATATGGAGAACCCGTGCCATACCACGCGGTTCCCCTTGGACAACAGAATCGAATGAGTTACCCTTCGACCACCCCGTACCCATCTCATCAATCTCCATCTCCGGGCCAACTTCCACCGCAAGCCACCCCGCCGACCCAGGGCAACCTAGCGCCAGCTCTTGTTCCATCCAAGTTGGGGCCTGTGAAATCCAGTGAAGAATCGGAGGGCAGCGACGAGGATGAAGTGCAGATTGTTAAGGTGGCTAAGGTGGCTGAGCGCAAGGCCCCGTCCGTTGCAGTTGCGCAGAGGCGACCCGTTACTGGAACCACACGTAAACGGACCAGTCGATGA
- a CDS encoding Tyrosine/serine protein phosphatase, putative: MSRHNSVDLDSPDRPFDNIINFRDVGRSVNQFCRKDILKEGVFYRSARLDDASERDKRRLAEELHIHTVIDLRSKTEHQMGTRKRRRENAKLDPSAKSPSPTGRIPPNPDEHLPEIPGSKRALVNLTGKGFERALISKLDWLTYLKTIGLVTTGYRSDAVRLVCGSVMQPRGLTGLAQDTLDSSMGEIRSVFEILACEESYPTLVHCTQGKDRTGLVVLLVLLLVGSIVPVEAIVDDYGRSELELVSEFEERLEEIRAIGLGEDYTRCPPGFVSDTTEYLEHRYGGVRGYLEKAGVTVEMQERVRMKILA; encoded by the exons ATGTCACGCCATAACAGTGTGGACCTAGACTCACCTGATCGGCCTTTCGACAATATCATCAATTTCCGCGATGTCGGCCGGTCGGTAAATCAATTCTGTCGCAAAGA TATCCTGAAAGAAGGCGTGTTTTATCGTAGTGCGAGG CTCGACGATGCCTCAGAACGAGATAAACGCCGTTTAGCGGAAGAACTCCACATTCACACGGTGATTGATCTTCGTTCCAA AACAGAACATCAAATGGGCACACGCAAACGCCGACGTGAAAATGCCAAATTAGATCCGTCAGCAAAGTCACCATCACCCACAGGCCGAATCCCACCCAACCCAGACGAACACCTCCCCGAAATCCCCGGCTCAAAACGAGCTTTAGTAAATCTCACCGGTAAAGGCTTTGAACGCGCCTTGATATCAAAATTGGACTGGTTGACATATCT CAAAACAATCGGCCTCGTCACAACCGGCTACCGCAGCGATGCCGTTCGTCTAGTCTGCGGCTCAGTAATGCAACCACGTGGATTAACAGGTCTAGCGCAAGACACGTTAGATTCCAGCATGGGTGAAATCCGATCCGTCTTCGAGATCTTGGCGTGCGAGGAATCATACCCGACATTAGTCCACTGTACGCAGGGGAAGGACCGGACGGGTCTGGTTGTATTGCTGGTGTTACTGCTGGTGGGGAGTATTGTGCCGGTTGAAGCGATTGTTGATGATTACGGTCGATCTGAGCTGGAGCTTGTGTCGGAGTTTGAGGAGAGGTTGGAGGAGATCAGGGCTATTGGGCTCGGGGAGGATTATACGCGTTGTCCACCTGGGTTTGTGAGTGATACGACGGAGTATCTTGAGCACAGGTATGGGGGCGTAAGGGGGTATCTGGAGAAGGCCGGGGTTACGGTCGAGATGCAGGAGAGGGTTCGAATGAAGATTTTGGCTTGA
- a CDS encoding Peptide-N4-(N-acetyl-beta-glucosaminyl)asparagine amidase A translates to MDHVFGASYGAPFVGDYEPPSCDFDTVRINLTVTSRGKQFDRLALLYLGDNEVFRTSTAEPTANGIVWTYVKEMSQYYSLWKSPQRLIFDLGNIINDVYTGSFNVTLMAHFSEEQNVKTADLILPISARRSTSNSSSAFQLPTDNTTVMYEIPAAASRAVVSISACGQSEEEFWWSNVFSEDTQDFESTVGELYGYTPFREVQLYIDGILAGLVWPYPTIFTGGVAPGFWRPVVGIDAFDLRQPEIDISPFLPMIQDGRKHSFEIRVTGLNVSADGGITLANTVGSYWAVAGNIFIYTDNDSSVHKATITGDSSQPTVFAPLPVFAVTRSLLHNKTGGNDSLSYSVVVKRVFSATSSRHSWSQKLSFSNHGLLNQQGYSQVNRQTTTGTNTITKLGDTPISNSIKFQYPLLVNATYSITSNETTIESWMKRGLDFEATGGLGISTYTLNSGPSYLHTSQSGTAQYRSVTGGSSSSWGDTINVINSHMNGQPYHRSVHAVNGTVVYDTDPKRKIFASSSSPQDHEDTGRDSVRAMIGKGPGAPVN, encoded by the exons ATGGATCATGTTTTTGGAGCCAGTTATGGAGCACCATTTGTTG GCGACTATGAGCCTCCAAGCTGCGATTTTGACACTGTGCGAATCAACCTCACAGTAACCTCTCGGGGGAAGCAGTTTGACCGTCTCGCACTCCTGTATCTGGGAGACAACGAAGTGTTCCGGACTTCAACAGCAGAGCCGACAGCAAATGGGATTGTTTGGACATATGTCAAAGAAATGTCGCAGTATTACTCGCTATGGAAGAGTCCCCAGAGGTTGATATTTGACTTGGGAAATATCATTAACGATGTTTACACCGGCTCATTCAATGTGACCCTGATGGCGCACTTCTCTGAGGAGCAAAATGTCAAGACCGCAGATCTAATTCTTCCTATCTCTGCCAGAAGGTCAACGTCAAACTCTTCAAGTGCCTTCCAACTGCCCACCGACAACACAACAGTCATGTACGAGATCCCTGCTGCAGCATCGCGTGCTGTTGTGTCAATTTCGGCATGTGGGCAATCAGAAGAAGAGTTTTGGTGGTCCAATGTCTTCTCTGAAGATACCCAAGACTTTGAAAGCACTGTCGGTGAGCTGTATGGATACACTCCTTTTCGTGAAGTTCAGCTTTATATCGATGGGATACTTGCCGGGCTTGTCTGGCCATACCCCACTATCTTTACGGGAGGCGTGGCTCCTGGATTCTGGCGTCCGGTCGTTGGAATTGATGCATTTGATCTCCGACAGCCGGAGATTGATATATCCCCCTTTCTCCCTATGATTCAAGACGGGAGAAAACATTCGTTTGAAATCCGGGTGACTGGTCTTAATGTCTCTGCAGACGGGGGCATCACATTGGCAAATACTGTGGGCTCATATTGGGCTGTTGCAGGAAATATTTTTATATATACCGATAACGATAGCTCAGTCCACAAAGCCACTATCACTGGTGACAGCAGTCAGCCCACAGTGTTTGCTCCCTTGCCAGTATTTGCTGTGACTCGAAGTCTTTTGCACAATAAAACCGGAGGAAATGATTCCTTATCATACTCTGTGGTTGTCAAACGAGTCTTCAGCGCAACTTCTTCTCGGCACTCGTGGTCCCAGAAACTATCCTTTTCCAATCATGGTCTCCTCAACCAGCAAGGATACAGTCAAGTTAACAGACAAACTACAACTGGCACTAACACCATCACCAAGCTCGGGGATACACCCATCTCAAACAGCATTAAATTCCAATATCCCTTGCTTGTCAACGCAACTTACAGCATCACCTCGAATGAGACGACGATTGAATCTTGGATGAAAAGAGGGCTTGATTTTGAGGCAACAGGGGGGCTCGGTATTTCCACTTACACCTTGAATTCAGGGCCATCATACCTACACACAAGTCAGTCTGGCACGGCGCAGTATAGATCTGTCACTGGCGGGAGCTCAAGCTCTTGGGGTGACACCATCAATGTTATCAACAGTCATATGAATGGACAACCGTACCATCGATCTGTTCATGCAGTCAATGGTACCGTTGTATATGACACCGATCCTAAACGCAAAatctttgcttcttcttcttctccgcaAGATCATGAGGATACGGGGAGAGACAGTGTGAGGGCTATGATTGGAAAAGGACCTGGTGCTCCTGTAAATTAG
- a CDS encoding Protein FMP32, mitochondrial, translating into MASQKHVADVPRNIIPRLSWNSSSSRPSVTITHYPALATSQRRSPPQCWSPSKRQFHSLSPHFQFSQPISSSPRDAISGFLVSRGTSITTPATSNTNSRGNPIRHNGVYVATYYSARRAFHATPARPRDHHFDTLKFVKRLQAEGFSEEQSVAMMRVLNDIIQESIQNLTRTMVLREDSERSTYTQKVDFAKLRSELLNADSTEAQLTRSSHEKIAADLAKLNSRLRDEIGRTQASVRLDLNLEKGRIREEANGQEMRIKETETRIEQEVAGLRERVEAVKFSTLQWLMGVCTGTAALILGAWRLFM; encoded by the exons ATGGCGTCTCAAAAACATGTCGCGGATGTCCCGCGCAATATCATTCCCCGCCTGAGTTGGAACAGCTCCTCTTCGCGTCCATCCGTCACCATCACCCACTATCCCGCGCTTGCAACAAGTCAAAGACGATCACCTCCCCAATGCTGGAGTCCTTCAAAGCGACAGTTCCATTCTTTAAGCCCACATTTCCAGTTCTCCCAGCccatttcctcctcgccccGGGATGCTATCTCCGGGTTTCTTGTTTCCCGAGGAACCTCTATCACCACGCCAGCAACGTCAAACACAAACTCCCGCGGCAATCCAATCCGACACAATGGCGTCTACGTGGCTACCTACTATTCCGCTCGTCGCGCCTTTCATGCGACGCCAGCCCGGCCTCGAGATCATCACTTTGATACCTTGAAATTCGTGAAGCGCCTACAAGCGGAGGGCTTCAGCGAGGAGCAGTCCGTAGCAATGATGCGGGTTTTGAACGATATCATTCAAGAGTCAATTCAAAATCTGACCAGGACCATGGTCCTCCGAGAAG ATTCGGAGAGATCAACTTATACACAGAAAGTGGACTTTGCCAAATTGCGTTCTGAACTACTCAACGCAGACTCGACTGAGGCACAATTGACTCGCTCATCACACGAGAAGATCGCGGCAGACCTCGCCAAACTCAATTCACGACTCCGAGATGAGATTGGACGAACCCAAGCCTCGGTCCGGTTGGATCTAAACCTTGAGAAGGGTCGGATTCGTGAGGAGGCTAATGGCCAAGAAATGCGTATCAAAGAGACTGAAACACGAATTGAGCAGGAGGTTGCTGGATTAAGGGAACGAGTAGAAGCTGTTAAGTTCTCGACATTGCAGTGGCTTAT GGGTGTCTGTACTGGTACCGCAGCCCTTATTCTTGGTGCCTGGCGCTTGTTTATGTGA
- a CDS encoding DnaJ chaperone (Caj1), putative gives MPSPDYYKTLSVAQDATQQQIRSAYKRESLKSHPDRVPIDSPERPSRTRKFQEINDAYFTLSDPARRREYDATRAHQAAEEEADAEVPPTSTGGFPWSSFGFGGTRDDRNNDQFGSVFEEMLREEGLAEENEGDGGRRTRPTRRFWAVVGGVSGGTMGFIVANLPGALAGAVAGNRLGAIRDAKGKSVYEVFLDLPAQDRTRLLGELAAKVFQSTMGH, from the exons ATGCCGA GTCCCGATTATT ATAAGACTCTTAGTGTCGCCCAAGATGCCACCCAACAACAGATCCGCAGTGCATATAAGAG GGAATCACTAAAATCCCATCCCGATCGAGTCCCGATCGACTCCCCGGAACGGCCCTCACGCACACGAAAGTTCCAGGAAATCAACGACGCCTACTTCACCTTATCCGACCCCGCGCGTCGTCGGGAGTACGACGCTACTCGCGCACACCAGgcggccgaggaagaagcgGACGCGGAAGTCCCTCCAACCAGCACTGGCGGTTTCCCCTGGTCTAGCTTTGGGTTTGGCGGGACCCGCGATGACCGTAACAATGACCAGTTTGGCTCTGTCTTTGAAGAAATGCTGCGCGAAGAAGGCCTCGCAGAGGAGAACGAGGGAGATGGCGGGAGGCGGACTCGCCCAACCAGGCGATTCTGGGCAGTGGTCGGCGGTGTAAGTGGTGGCACTATGGGCTTCATTGTTGCCAACTTACCGGGTGCGCTGGCGGGTGCTGTTGCGGGCAATCGTCTCGGCGCGATCCGCGATGCCAAGGGCAAAAGTGTTTATGAGGTTTTCTTGGATCTTCCAGCGCAGGATCGGACGCGTCTCCTGGGTGAGCTTGCGGCTAAGGTTTTCCAGTCTACTATGGGACACTGA
- a CDS encoding oxidase yields MGWFDSKSSAVSSGGNVQRRSSPTPSSHSIHNKRSKNSKSGYSTHHTRTSAPSFISGLGGSRAGARSNPSVFSSFSSSSRRARPRDGFVQRMLRDIKRLFRDIYRWARRNPVKVFMLVILPLLTSGVLPKLLAMIGIRLPRAVTSALGGAAKSNGRGGRGVLGKIGSLGKIAKIFA; encoded by the coding sequence ATGGGTTGGTTCGACAGCAAATCCAGTGCCGTGTCATCCGGAGGAAATGTGCAGCGACGATCATCACCGACGCCTAGCTCGCACAGCATACACAACAAACGCAGCAAAAACAGCAAATCCGGCTACTCCACCCACCACACGCGAACATCGGCGCCGTCTTTCATCAGCGGGTTAGGCGGCAGCCGGGCAGGAGCCCGATCAAACCCATCTGTGTTCTCGTCGTTCTCATCTTCGTCGCGACGGGCCCGTCCCCGCGATGGATTCGTTCAGCGCATGCTTCGCGACATTAAGCGTCTGTTCCGTGATATTTATCGCTGGGCCCGTCGCAACCCTGTGAAAGTCTTTATGCTGGTTATCTTGCCGCTCCTGACCAGCGGTGTTCTGCCAAAGCTGCTTGCTATGATTGGCATTCGCTTGCCACGTGCTGTTACCAGCGCCCTTGGTGGCGCGGCAAAGTCGAATGGTCGTGGTGGTAGGGGTGTTTTGGGAAAAATTGGCAGTCTCGGGAAAATTGCCAAAATCTTTGCGTAG